The nucleotide sequence CTGAGCACGTGGTTGTTGATGCCGACCTTCACGAAGGCCGAGATGTGGTGTTCCTCCAGGCTGCCGAGCGCGCTGTCCCGGCCCCGGATCAGCTCCATCGCCCGCTGGTGGTCCAGGGGCTGGGCGCGCAGCTCGGCGAGGTCGTATCCGACGAAGTCCAGGAGGGTCTCCAGGACGTCCCGCTCCGTGGGCAGGGTGTAGTCGTCGTCCTTCCAGGACTCGTCGTACGGGGTCTGGTCGAGGTTGGCCAGCAGGGCCACCCGCTCCCCCGCCTCGGTGAGCTGCGTGGCGATCTCGTGGGCGACGAGGCCGCCGAAGGACCAGCCGATGAGGTGGTAGGGGCCGGCGGGCTGGACCGAGCGGATCTGCTCGACGTAGTCCGCCGCCATCTCCGTGACACCGGTGGCGATCGGACCCTCACCGTTCAGACCGCGCGCCTGAAGGCCGTAGACGGGGTAATCGGCCGCGATGTGCGCCAGCAGGGTCGAATACGGCCAGCTGAGGCCGCCCGCGCCGTGGACGCAGAACAGGGGGGGCCGCTCGCCGCCCGTGCGCAGCGGCAGCAGCACCTCGAAGCCGTCGCCGTCCTGGCCCGTGCCGAGCTTGTCGATGAGCCGGGCGACGGTCGGGGTCTCGAAGATGCCGCGGTTGCTGAGCTTGACGCCGAGGACGGAGCGGATGCGGCTGACCAGCTGGATGGACGTGATGCTGTCGCCGCCCAGTTCGAAGAAGCTGTCGTCGATGCCGACCCGGTCGACCCCCAGCACCTGCGCGAACAGGCCGCAGAGGACCTCCTCCTGGGCCGAGCGCGGACCGCGGCCGCCGACCGCGGTGTCGGCGCCGGGTGCCGGGAGCTGCTTGCGGTCGAGCTTGCCGTTGACGGTGAGCGGGAGGGCGTCGAGGGAGACGAACGCGGCCGGGACCATGTAGTCGGGCAGGGCCGCGCCGATGTGGGCGCGCAGCGCGGCGGGGTCCGGGGTGGCGCCCTCGGCCGGGACCACGTAGGCCACCAGGCGCTTGATGCCCGGGCTGTCCTCGCGGACGATCACGGCGTTCTGCGCGACCGAGGGGTGCGTGGCCAGGGCCGTCTCGATCTCACCGAGCTCGATCCGGAAGCCGCGCACCTTGACCTGGTCGTCGGACCGGCCCAGGTACTCCAGTTCGCCGTCCCGCGTCCACCGCGCCACGTCACCGGTCCGGTACATCCGCGTGCCCGGCGCACCGTACGGGTCGGCAAGGAACCGCTCGGCCGTCAGGCCGGGGCGGCCCAGGTAGCCGCGTGCCAGGCCGGCGCCCGCGATGTACAGCTCGCCGGCCACGCCCGGGGCGACCGGGCGCAGGGCGGCGTCGAGCACGTAGGTGCGGGTGCCGGGGACGGGGGTGCCGATGGCCGGCACGCCGGAGCCGGCGGTGAGCGGCGTCGAGGTGGTGGCCATGACCGTGGACTCGGTCGGGCCGTAGGCGTTGACCATCCGCCGTCCCGGGGCCCAGCGGTCGACCAGCTCGGCGGACGTGGCGTCACCGCCCACGACGAGCGAACGCAAGTGCGCGTACTCGGCCGCCGGGACGCTGGCGAGCGCGGCCGGCGGGATCAGGGCGTGCGTGATCCGCTCGGCGGTCAGCACCTCGGCCAGCACCTCACCGGCCAGCGGACCCGTCGGCGGCACCACCAGCGCGGCACCCGCGGCGAAGGTCATCACCAGCTCCAGCACCGAAGCGTCGAAACTCGGCGAAGCGAACTGCAGCACCCGGCTGTCGGCATCCACCGCGAACCGCTCGACCTCCGCCGCCGCGAAGCTCGCCAGACCCGCGTGGGAGACGACGACACCCTTCGGGCGACCCGTCGAACCCGAGGTGTAGATCACGTACGCCGGGTTCTGCGGCGCCACCGCGGTCTGCGGGCGGGAGACGGGCTCCTCCCCCGGCACCGGCAGTTCGCTCAGGACGAGCACCGGGCGAGCGTCGTCGAGCATGTACGAGACGCGCTCGGCCGGGTAGTCCGGGTCGACCGGAAGGTACGCGCCGCCCGCCTTCAGCACCGCCAGCTGCGCGATCACGATGTCCACCGAACGCGGCAGCACCAGCGCCACCACCTGCTCCGGCCCCACGCCCTGACCCGACAGCCAGTGCGCCAGCCGGTTCGCCCGCGCCTCCAGCTCCGCGTACGACAGCACGACGTCGCCCGAGACGACCGCCGGAGCGTCCGGCGTCGCGTCCACCGCGGCTTCGAACAGACCGTGGAACGTGACCGGCGCCGCCGCGTCCGCGGCACCCGCCCACTCCCCCAGCACCCGGCCGCGTTCGGCCCCGGTCAGGACCTGCAGCGCCCCGACCCGGACCTCCGGATCGGCCGCGACCGCGTCCAGGACCGCCACCAGACGCCCCGCCAGCGCCTGCGCCGTCACCCGGTCGAGCAGGTCGACCGCGTACTCGACGCTGCCTTCCAGACCCGACTGGGCCTCCGCCAGCTGGAAGGTCAGGTCGAACTTCGCCGCGTCGAAGCCGATCCGCTCCGGGGCGATGCCCAGGTCCCCGAGGTCCAAGGTGGCCTCGCCGGTGTTCTGGAAGGCGAGCATCACCTGGAAGAGCGGGTGGCGGGCCATGGACCGCTCGGGGTTGAGCACCTCCACCAGCCGCTCGAAGGGCACGTCCTGGTTCGCGTACGCCGCCAGGTCCGTCTCCCGGACCCGTCCCACCAGCTCACGGAAGGTCGGCTCGCCCGACACGTCCGTGCGCAGGACCAGGGTGTTGACGAAGAAGCCGACGAGGTCGTCGAGGGCCTCGTCGCCGCGGCCCGCGATCGGGGAGCCGATCGGGATGTCGGTCCCGCCGCCCAGGCGGTGCAGCAGGGTCGCCAGGGCCGCCTGGACCACCATGAACAGGCTCGTGCCCGTGGTGCGGGCCAGCTCGTCCAGGCGGGCGCGGGTGGCCTGGGAGACCAGGAAGGGGACGGTGTCACCGCGGTAGCTCATCCGGGCCGGGCGCGGGCGGTCCGCGGGCAGGCTCAGCTCCTCGGGCAGGCCGGCCAGGGCCTCGCGCCAATAGTCGACCTGCCGGGACAGCTCGCTCACCGGGTCGTCCTCGTCACCGAGGACCTCCCGCTGCCACAGCGTGTAGTCCGCGTACTGGACCGGCAGCGGCGCCCGGGACGGAGCCGAGCCCGCCGTGCGGGCGGCGTACGCTTCGCCGAGGTCGCGGGCCAGCGGGCCCATGGACCAGCCGTCGCCCGCGATGTGGTGCACGACGACCAGCAGGACGTGCGTGGTCGCGTCCACCGTGAACAGGTGGGCGCGCACGGGCAGGTCGGCGGCCAGGTCGAAGCCCCGGGAGACCTCGGCGGCCAGCGCCTCGGCGTCGTACGGCGCCTTCGCCAGGACCGGGCGGGCTTCCTCGGGCGGCAGGATCCGCTGGTGCGGGCGGCCGTCGGTGTCGGGGAAGACCGTGCGCAGGCTCTCGTGGCGGGCCACGACGTCGCCGAGTGCGGCTTCGAGGGCTCCCGCGTCGAGGGCGCCGGTGAGGCGGACGGCGAGCGGCATGTTGTAGGTCGCGCTGGGCCCCTCGAAGCGGTCGAGGAACCACAGCCGCCGCTGGGCGGGCGACAGCGGGATCTCGGCGGGGCGCTCCCGTACGGTCAGGGCGGCGCGGCCGGTTCCCTCCTCGCCGAGGCGCTCGGCGAGCGCGGCCACCGTCGGCGCCTCGAAGAGGGTGCGGACGGCGACCTCCGCGCCGAGACGGGAGCGGATGCGGCCGGTGACGCGGATCGCGAGGAGCGAGTGGCCGCCGAGGTCGAAGAAGCTGTCGTCGATGGAGACCTGCTCCAGGCCCAGGATCTCGGCGTAGATCTCGCACAGGGCCTTCTCCGGCGCGGTGCGCGGGGTGCGGCCCCCGGGGCCGGTGCGCGGTCCGGGCGCGGGCAGGGCCTTGCGGTCGAGCTTGCCGTTGACGGTCAGCGGCAGCTTGGGCAGGGCGACGTACGCGGTGGGGACCATGTAGTCGGGCAGCCGCTCGCCGAGGGCCTTGCGGAGCTGCTCGGACTCGGGGGCGGCGCCGCCCTGGGCCGCGACGAGGTAGGCGACGAGTTCCTGGATGCCGGGGCGGTCCTCACGGACGACGACGGCGGCCTGGGCGACGCCGTGGTGGGTCTCCAGGGCGGACTCGATCTCGCCGAGCTCGATGCGGAAGCCGCGGATCTTCACCTGGTCGTCGGCTCGGCCGAGGCAGTCGATGCGGCCGTCGCGGGTCCAGCGGGCCCGGTCGCCGGTGCGGTACATGCGGGTGCCGCTCACGCCGTACGGGTCGGCCACGAAGCGCTCGGCGGTCATGCCCGGGCGGCGCAGGTAGCCGCGGGCCAGGCCGGCGCCGGCGAGGTACAGCTCGCCGGCGACGCCGGGCGGTACGGGGCGCAGGGCGGTGTCGAGGACGTAGGCGCGGTAGTTGTCGAGCGGGCGGCCGACCCGGACGCGGTCGCTGTCGGTGACGCGCTGGCCGAGGGCGTCGACGGTGGTCTCGGTGGGGCCGTACAGGTTGTACGCCACCAGGCCCGGGGTGCGGGCGAGTTCGCCGCGCAGGGCCTCGCCGAGCGCCTCGCCGCCGAGGCTGACCAGCAGCGGGCGGATGCTCTCGTCCGTGGTCAGACCCAGTTCGTGGAGCTGCTGGAAGTGGCCGGGGGTGGTGTCGAAGTGGTCGATGCCGCCGACCCGGCGGGCGTAGGCGAGCAGGGCGGCGGGGTCCTGACGGGCCTCGTCGTCCAGGATGTGCAGTTCGTGGCCGGCGAGCATCCACAGGAGCGGGTCGACGGCGGCGTCGAAGGAGAACGAGGCGGCGAGGGCGACTTTGAGGCGCCGCTCGCCGGCGGCGGCGATCACGTCGGCGTACAGCCGGCCGAAGTGGTCGTGGAAGAGGTTGACGACGCTGCGGTGCTGGACGGTGACGCCCTTGGGGCGGCCGGTGGAGCCGGAGGTGTAGATGACGTACGCGGCGTTGTCGGGGTGTCCGGCGCCCGGCGCCTCGTCGGGACCGAGGTCGTGGTCCGGCCAGGTGCGGTCGCGGTCGAGGGCGTACAGGTCGGCGACGGAGGCCAGTTCGGCGACGGGCCGGGCGTCCTCGAGGACGTACGCGATGCGCTCGGCCGGGTAGGCCGGGTCGACGGGCACGTACACGGCGCCGGCCTTCATGACGGCGAGCAGCGCCACGATGTGCTCGGCGGAGCGCGGCAGCCGTACGGCGACGGCCTGTTCGGGGCGGACGCCGTCCGCGACGAGCTGGCGGGCGAGGCGGTTGGCCCAGGCGTTGAGGGCGGCGTAGCTCAGGCGGACGTCGCGGAAGACCAGGGCGGTGGCGTCGGGCGTACGGGCGGCCTGCGCCTCGAAGAGCCGGTGCAGGGTGCCGGTGGGGTGTTCCCGGGTGGTGTCGTTCCAGGTCTCGAGGACCTGGTGGCGTTCCCCGGCGGTGAGGACGTCCACGGTGGACAGGGCCCGGTCGGGGGCGGCGACGAGGTCGGCGACCAGGCGGACCAGGCGGTCGGCGAGCGCCTGGGCGCTCTCGCGGTCGAACAGGTCGGTGGCGAACTCGATGCCGCC is from Streptomyces sp. NBC_00190 and encodes:
- a CDS encoding non-ribosomal peptide synthetase, encoding MTKQKPRLEGILPLSPLQQGLLFHAQYDEQGPDVYTMQFVLDIEGGVDVGHLRSACAALLRRHSGLRASFRHRKNGEPVQLIPFEVALDFTVTDLTGRPADERAAAAGEIAAADRARRFDLARPPLIRFTLVELGGGRFQFLVTAHHILLDGWSRALLIGELFELYGLVRSGSDERALPAVTPYRDYLAWVAAQDRTAAEEAWRRALDGVEEPTLLAAPDAGREPLAPTLTRVELPAAATAELIRWARGRGITVNTVVQAAWAVVLGRLTGRDDVVFGGTVSGRPPQLPGVESMIGLFINTLPVRVALDPAEPVGALLERLQDQQAALMDHQFLGLGDIQRLTPADGELFDTLLVFENYPVDTEGLRRSAGGLGVVDGRSHEGTHYPLSLLVNADETLALELSHRADLLDTAAAEAVGARVLRLLAALPGAEDTPVGRLDLLTGDERDRVLGTWNDTAHEGPLLPLPALFRQTADRHPDAVAVEYADTALTYRELDARANRLARLLIARGAGPERTVALALPRSVDLVVALWAVLKSGAAYLPVDAGYPADRIVHMLGDARPALVVTDRATRPGIAAAAGDGAATPLLLLDDEATAAELAASADGEIIDAERTAPLTPLTPAYVIYTSGSTGRPKGVAMPGAPLANLIGWHEEELPGGPGVRTAQFTAISFDVSAQEILSTTLSGRTLVIPDEDTRRDPAAFVHWLAAQRINEVYAPNLVIDALCEEAVGQGLDLPELRHLAQAGEALVLSKRIRDFHHGTGRVLHNHYGPTETHVVTAATLPADTDDWPARPTIGRPIRGTRTYVLDSALRPVQPGVPGELYLAGAGLARGYLGRPGLTAERFVADPYGPSGTRMYRTGDVVRWTADGELDYLGRSDHQVKIRGFRIELGEIEAALTTHPEIAQAAVIAREDRPGIKTIAAYLVPADGRTVPAADELRAHLDGTLPDYMVPSAYVALPELPLTPNRKLDRRALPAPDGAAAAGRAPRTVREIRLCDLFAAVLGLEQVSVDDSFFDLGGHSLLATRLVSRIRADLGAEISVRTLFEAPTVVALDARIAAAGRARQALTARPRPEAVPLSPAQRRLWFLGRFEDAGGNYNLPMAVRISGELSVPALRAALADVVARHEALRTVFPDTDGRPRQYVLDPADAVPALPVIGVADDELDRALAAASGKEFDLTRDLPLRARLFALGGTEYVLLLVVHHIAADGWSMAPLARDLGEAYRARRARQAPDREPLPVQYADYTLWREEVLGDEHTAGSELARQIDFWRTTLADLPEELALPADRPRPAETSYRGDTVDLTIDAATHLALAGLARDSGASVFMAAQAALAALLHRLGAGEDIPLGTPVAGRTDQALDELVGFFVNTLVLRTDVSGDPTFRELLARVRESDLAAYAHQDVPFEQLVEILNPGRSLARHPLFQVMLSFQNNAEAALDLDGARTAARPVGLKTSNFDLSVVLAERFTADGTPDGIEGGIEFATDLFDRESAQALADRLVRLVADLVAAPDRALSTVDVLTAGERHQVLETWNDTTREHPTGTLHRLFEAQAARTPDATALVFRDVRLSYAALNAWANRLARQLVADGVRPEQAVAVRLPRSAEHIVALLAVMKAGAVYVPVDPAYPAERIAYVLEDARPVAELASVADLYALDRDRTWPDHDLGPDEAPGAGHPDNAAYVIYTSGSTGRPKGVTVQHRSVVNLFHDHFGRLYADVIAAAGERRLKVALAASFSFDAAVDPLLWMLAGHELHILDDEARQDPAALLAYARRVGGIDHFDTTPGHFQQLHELGLTTDESIRPLLVSLGGEALGEALRGELARTPGLVAYNLYGPTETTVDALGQRVTDSDRVRVGRPLDNYRAYVLDTALRPVPPGVAGELYLAGAGLARGYLRRPGMTAERFVADPYGVSGTRMYRTGDRARWTRDGRIDCLGRADDQVKIRGFRIELGEIESALETHHGVAQAAVVVREDRPGIQELVAYLVAAQGGAAPESEQLRKALGERLPDYMVPTAYVALPKLPLTVNGKLDRKALPAPGPRTGPGGRTPRTAPEKALCEIYAEILGLEQVSIDDSFFDLGGHSLLAIRVTGRIRSRLGAEVAVRTLFEAPTVAALAERLGEEGTGRAALTVRERPAEIPLSPAQRRLWFLDRFEGPSATYNMPLAVRLTGALDAGALEAALGDVVARHESLRTVFPDTDGRPHQRILPPEEARPVLAKAPYDAEALAAEVSRGFDLAADLPVRAHLFTVDATTHVLLVVVHHIAGDGWSMGPLARDLGEAYAARTAGSAPSRAPLPVQYADYTLWQREVLGDEDDPVSELSRQVDYWREALAGLPEELSLPADRPRPARMSYRGDTVPFLVSQATRARLDELARTTGTSLFMVVQAALATLLHRLGGGTDIPIGSPIAGRGDEALDDLVGFFVNTLVLRTDVSGEPTFRELVGRVRETDLAAYANQDVPFERLVEVLNPERSMARHPLFQVMLAFQNTGEATLDLGDLGIAPERIGFDAAKFDLTFQLAEAQSGLEGSVEYAVDLLDRVTAQALAGRLVAVLDAVAADPEVRVGALQVLTGAERGRVLGEWAGAADAAAPVTFHGLFEAAVDATPDAPAVVSGDVVLSYAELEARANRLAHWLSGQGVGPEQVVALVLPRSVDIVIAQLAVLKAGGAYLPVDPDYPAERVSYMLDDARPVLVLSELPVPGEEPVSRPQTAVAPQNPAYVIYTSGSTGRPKGVVVSHAGLASFAAAEVERFAVDADSRVLQFASPSFDASVLELVMTFAAGAALVVPPTGPLAGEVLAEVLTAERITHALIPPAALASVPAAEYAHLRSLVVGGDATSAELVDRWAPGRRMVNAYGPTESTVMATTSTPLTAGSGVPAIGTPVPGTRTYVLDAALRPVAPGVAGELYIAGAGLARGYLGRPGLTAERFLADPYGAPGTRMYRTGDVARWTRDGELEYLGRSDDQVKVRGFRIELGEIETALATHPSVAQNAVIVREDSPGIKRLVAYVVPAEGATPDPAALRAHIGAALPDYMVPAAFVSLDALPLTVNGKLDRKQLPAPGADTAVGGRGPRSAQEEVLCGLFAQVLGVDRVGIDDSFFELGGDSITSIQLVSRIRSVLGVKLSNRGIFETPTVARLIDKLGTGQDGDGFEVLLPLRTGGERPPLFCVHGAGGLSWPYSTLLAHIAADYPVYGLQARGLNGEGPIATGVTEMAADYVEQIRSVQPAGPYHLIGWSFGGLVAHEIATQLTEAGERVALLANLDQTPYDESWKDDDYTLPTERDVLETLLDFVGYDLAELRAQPLDHQRAMELIRGRDSALGSLEEHHISAFVKVGINNHVLSAAYRPRRFDGELLLFVSTAGTDDPAAKTVDSVAAWEPYVAGTITTHPVHAHHGHLLQPQPAAEIGRVVLDKLAGQLTSVN